The window AGTACATAACCAATCAGGACGTTTACAAAAATCATCTGGGGATTCTGGCTTTCACCAAATGCGCCTGATAAAATAGAGGCCATAATAAAGTCATCAGAGACTTCATATTTAAGGTCACAGAATAAAAGTAGCAGGACAAAAAAGAAGGAATTGATTAATATAGAAATTCTAATATTGGAATGAAATATTCTTCTGAATTTGACCGGTATTAATGTAGGATGCATTAACTGTCCTCCTGCCGCTTAAATTGTATGGATTAAGTAAACTATCCATGATACTTGCCCCCGGGCAGATAGACACCTGGGTATCTATAAGGTATAATGACTTAATAGGCAGCTAAAGGGTTAATGTTTATTTGTGGTCTGGTTAATGGCGGATATAGAAACTTCATATTGCCAGGGGACGGGAAAACGGTATATAATAATAAATTAGTGATATAAGATCAAGCAGATATGAAATGCCCGCCTATATATTTTTAAATAGAAGAGGAAAATAATGAGGGACAGAAGATGGGGATAAAGAAATTTCTAACTGAAAGCAGGAATATAGAAAGGGACAGCTATCTCTGGAATATGGCTGGAGGGATGCTCATGGCCTTTCAGTCAGTCATTATGCTGATGATACTGACCAGGACAGTGGGACTTGTGGAGGCTGGTATTTTTACGATTGCCTATGCCAATGCGAACTTGTTTTTAACAATTGGTAAATATGGGATGCGCTATTTTCAAGTTTCAGATGTAAATGCCCAGTTTTCTTTTACAGAATATCTGTCCTCCAGGTGGATTACTTCAGCAGCCATGATTGCTGTATCTTTTGCTTACGTCCTGTATATTTCCGGCCAAAATGAATATACAGTGGAAAAAAGCCTGGTTATTATATGGATGTGTATTTTTAAAGTGGTGGACGTAGTGGAAGATGTATTCCATGGAATGTACCAGCAGAGAGGCAGGCTGGATATTGCATCTAAAGCAATGACACTGCGGATTACGCTGACTATAATTGTATTTGCTATAGGGGTCATTATCCTCCGAAATCAATTGGCCGCACTCATGATTGCCACGGTTTTTACTACAATTTTATTGGTTATATTTATAAAGTGGACATATTCCCCTTATAAAGCAGAAAAAAAAACCCTGGACAAGGGAAGGTTGATTTTGCTGTTGAAAAGCTGTTTTCCCTTGTTTGCAGGAGCATTTTTATCATTTTATATAGGCAATGCACCTAAATACGCAATTGACGCCATATTGTCTGATGAACTGCAGGCATGTTATGGTTTTATTGCAATGCCGGTTTTTGTAATTGGATTATTAAATAACTTCATTTTTAATCCTATGTTGTTCAAAATGTCATGTCTATGGGCGGAGCGGCAGATGCGCCCGTTTTTGAAAAGAATATTCATCCAGATAGGGATCATCGG of the Luxibacter massiliensis genome contains:
- a CDS encoding lipopolysaccharide biosynthesis protein, whose product is MGIKKFLTESRNIERDSYLWNMAGGMLMAFQSVIMLMILTRTVGLVEAGIFTIAYANANLFLTIGKYGMRYFQVSDVNAQFSFTEYLSSRWITSAAMIAVSFAYVLYISGQNEYTVEKSLVIIWMCIFKVVDVVEDVFHGMYQQRGRLDIASKAMTLRITLTIIVFAIGVIILRNQLAALMIATVFTTILLVIFIKWTYSPYKAEKKTLDKGRLILLLKSCFPLFAGAFLSFYIGNAPKYAIDAILSDELQACYGFIAMPVFVIGLLNNFIFNPMLFKMSCLWAERQMRPFLKRIFIQIGIIGMITGVCILGAYILGVPVLSFMYNTDLSPYKSELLILLVGGGFLGLSGLLNAVITIIRFQKTIVWGYGLVAVLAFVLSERIVRSYEMMGAAILYTILMGLLCVCFLILFTAGILIEVKKSRQAEGAQKGIY